GGGATCGTCAGGCTGGCTGCGGATCTCGGGCCGGGTCACCCGCTCGATTGCCGAAATCAGCCGCGACAGCCATTTCCGCTCGTCGCGCAACGACCGCCACGCTTTGGGCCGCCAGGCTTTCGGCCGCAAAGTCTTGAACTTCTGCGCCATGATTTTCGTCCTCGACGTCCTGTCCTCGGCCCGTGCCGGAAAACACGGAATACCCGCTTGATGTTCCAATGGAGACGGCCGGAAAAAGAAAATTGGCCAGATGTGAACTGCTTCACACGACACCGGCGCATGGCGGCCTAGACCAACCCCATGACCCGGAACACACGCGAACCATATTTCGGCGCGCCCAACGACCTGCGCATCGACTATGCCCTGATCGCGACGGGTATCGGCGCCGCGCTTTTCGCGCTGCTTTACCTCCTCCTGACCTGAATACGACTGCAAACGGCGAGCAAATCCCGGGCTCTGGTGGAGTTTTGGATAATCCGCTCCACCGGGCCACGTGGGCATTTGTAGACTTCAGTCGGCAGAAGGTTCACGCCTACGGCGCGCCATGCCACGTCCCGCTCCGGAGCGGGTGATTCTGGTGCCCAGCCGTCAAGCGGAATGCGGGGGTCTTTCCGAATCCTTGCCCGATCCACATTCCTCTTTGTGTGAATCGTGAATAAGACAGCTTCCGCCTTTCGCTCGCTACCCGGCGAGCGCTTTATCGCTCCCCCCGGGGCCGACACCCCAACAACGACCCCAATCAAGAATAATCTGAACCATGGCTCCGACTGATTCGACCGTCCTGAAGCTCGCGCCCGACGCCGGAACCCCGGCCTATCGCAGCGCTCCGCACAATATCGAGGCGGAACAGAGCCTGTTGGGCGCGATCCTGGTCAACAACGACGCCTTTTACCGGGTCTCGGACTTCCTGGAGCCCAAGAACTTCTTCGAACCGATCCACCAGACGATCTTTGAGACCGCCAGCAGCCTGATCCGGATGGGCAAGGTCGCAACCCCCGTGACCCTGAAGACCTTCCTGCCAGCCGATACCGACATCGGCGGCATGACGGTTGGCCAATACCTCGCCCGTCTTGCGGCGGAGGCGACCACCATCATCAACGCCCAGGACTACGGGCGCACGATCTACGACCTGTCGCTGCGGCGCGACCTGATCGGGATCGGCGAGGACATGGTTAATGTCGCCTATGACGCGCCGGTCGATTTTGCGCCGCGGGCTCAGATCGAGGATGCCGAGCGCAGGCTCTACGAACTCGCCGAATCCGGCCGCTATGACGGCGGCTTCCAGAAATTCTCGCAGGCGCTGACGGTTGCCATCGACATGGCGGCGAAGGCGTTTCAGCGCGACGGCAAGCTGTCAGGCATCGCCACCGGCCTGCGCGACCTCGATACCAAAATGGGCGGACTGCAGTCCTCCGACCTCATCATCGTGGCGGGCCGTCCCGGCATGGGCAAGACCTCGCTTGCCACCAACATCGCCTACAACATTGCCCGCGCCTATCAGGGCGAAGTCCAGCCGGACGGCACCATGAAGGCGGTCAATGGCGGCGTTGTCGGCTTCTTCTCCTGCGAAATGTCGGCCGAACAGCTCGCGACCCGTATCATCGCCGAGCGCACCGGAATTCCATCGAGCCATATCCGGCGCGGCGGCATCACCGAGGGCGATTTCGAGAAGATCCGCGACTACTCGATCGAGCTGCAGTCGCTGCCGTTCTACGTCGACGAGACCGGCGGCCTCTCGATCGCGCAGCTCATGGCGCGCGCCCGCCGTCTGAAGCGGCAGAAGGGCCTCGACCTGATCGTGATCGACTACATCCAGCTTCTGCAGGGCAGCGCCAAGCGCTCCGACAACCGCGTGCAGGAAGTCACCGAGATCACCACGAGCCTGAAGGCGCTCGCGAAAGAGCTCAACGTCCCCGTGATCGCGCTGTCGCAATTGTCTCGCCAGGTCGAAAACCGCGACGACAAACGCCCGCAGCTTTCGGACCTGCGCGAATCCGGCTCGATCGAGCAGGACGCCGACGTCGTGCTGTTCGTGTTCCGCGAGGAATACTACCTCGCCATGAAGGAGCCGCGCCCCGGCACCGAAGAGCACACCAAATGGCAGACCGACATGGAACGGGCGCTCGGCCGCGCGGAAGTCATCATCGGCAAGCAGCGCCACGGCCCGACCGGCACGGTGGAATTGCATTTCGATGCTTCGGTGACGCGGTTCGGCGATCTCGCGCATGACGGCCAGTTGCCTGATCGCGCCTACTAGCGGCGGGAGCCGAAATCGATTGAAAAATCGCCCGGCGCCGCATCCGATTGTTCGGTTGAACCGCCCCTGCCCGGCGCGTAAAACGGCGACATGAACATCATTTCCGATCCGAGGCCGGTGGGCGGCATTCTTTCGCCCGAGGCCAATCAGGCGGCGGCACTCGCGACCGCCACCGGCATCTTGACCGTCGACCTCGACGCCATCGTCGCCAACTGGCGCAAGCTGGAAAAGACCGGCGTTCCCGCCGAATGCGCCGGGGTCGTCAAGGCCAACGCCTATGGCTGCGGTATCCCGCCCGTGGCGCGCGCCCTCGCCGCGGCCGGCTGCAAGACCTTCTTCGTCGCAACCCTCGACGAGGCGCGGGCGCTGCGCGGCGCATTGCCGACGACGACCATCTATGTGCTCAACGGCTTCTTCCAGAATTCGGGCGATGCCTACGCCAAGATCAACTGCCGGCCCGTGATCGGTGACCTCAACGAGCTCGCCGAATGGGACGTGTTCTGCCGCCGCTCGGGCTGGCACGGCGGCGCCGCCATCCATATCGACACCGGCATGAACCGGCTGGGGCTGACGATCGCGGAAGCGCAGGGCATCATCCCGCGTATCAGTGCCGGCGATCACGGCATCACGCTGGTGATGAGCCATCTCGTCTCGGCCGAGCAGCTCAACAGCCCGGTCAACGCCAGGCAGCTTGCGACCTTCCGCGAGATCGCAAGCCGGTTTTCCGGCGTGCCGGCCTCACTGTCGAACTCGTCCGGCATCTTCCTCGGCGCTCAATTCCAGTTCGACCTGGTGCGGCCGGGCGCGGCGCTCTATGGCGTCAATCCGACGCCGGAGGCCGACAATCCGATGCAGCCGGTGGTTGAGCTCAAGGCGCGCATCGTGCAGATCCGCAATGTCGAGCGCGGCGAAACCGTCGGCTATGGCGGCACCTGGACGGCGCGACGCTCGACCAGGCTTGCCATCGTGTCGGCAGGCTATGCCGACGGCTACTTCCGCGCCGCCAGCGCCAATGACGGCACCCGCGGCGCCGAAGTCGTGGTCGCCGGCAAGCGCTGCCCGGTCGCGGGGCGGATATCGATGGACCTGACGGCCGTCGACATCACCGACCTGCCGACGAACGCGGCGCGGCGCGGCCACATGGTGACGCTGCTCGGCGACGGCATCACCGTCGACGAGCTCGCGCATCATTTCGGCACCATCGGCTATGAGGTGCTGACCAGCCTCGGCACGCGCTACGCCCGTGTCTACAAGGGCGGCGAAACCGCCGGACCACGGGCGGACTCCATCGCAGCCCCATCCTGACGCCGCGTCGCTCTACTGCTTTCTGCTGTCGAGCGCCTTCTTGCAGGAATCGCTGAGCTGATTGCGTTGGCCGTTCAGGCAGGCGACGATCCGGCCCCCGCCCGGCGCGATGCCCGCGCAGAACTTCTGGTAGTCGGCCTTGCAGGCGCCGCGCTGGTCTGCCGTCGCGGTCTGCGCCGAAGCCGCATTGGAAAATCCAATCAATACGGCAAGAATAACGAAACACGGCTTCGACATGGAACCTCCCGTGACGGTCGACGGACCCGCCCACCGCCTCTCTACATGAAGATCGCGACCTTCAACATCAACAACGTCAACCGCCGGCTGCCGAACCTGCTCGCCTGGCTGAGCCGCGCGCGGCCCGACGTCGTCGCGCTGCAGGAGCTCAAGGCCGCCGACAACGAATTTCCGGCAGCGGCGCTCGCGAAGGCCGGCTTCAACGCGGTCTGGCGCGGACAGAAGACCTGGAACGGCGTCGCCATCCTCGCGCGCAAGGCAACGCCGGTATTGACCCGCTCCGAGCTGCCCGGCGATCCCCACGACAAGGAAGCGCGCTACATCGAGGCCGCCGTGCGCGGCGTCATCGTGGCCTGCCTCTATCTGCCGAACGGCAATCCGCAGCCCGGGCCGAAATTCGACTACAAGCTCGCCTGGTTCGCGCGGCTGCGCCGCCACGCTGCGACGTTCATCAAGCAGGAATTGCCGGTCGTGCTTGCCGGCGACTACAACGTCGCGCCGACGCCGCGCGACATCTATCCGACGCGTTCATGGGACAAGGATGCCCTGATCCAGCCCAAAAGCCGCGCCGCGTTCGCGTCACTGGCCAAGCAGGGCTGGACGGATGCGATCCGCACCCTGCACCCGGACCAGCCGATGTTCACCTTCTGGGACTACAAGCGCAACCGCTGGCCGCGCGACGCGGGCCTGCGGCTCGATCATCTGCTGCTGAGCCCGACGCTGGCGCCGCGCCTCTCCAAGGCAGGCGTCGACCGCGACGTGCGCGCAGAGGACGGCGCGAGCGATCACGCGCCGGCATGGATCGTGCTGCGCTAGTCACCAGAGGTTCTTGCCGTCGATCACGGTCACCGGCACCGCGGCCAGATCGAAATCGTCGAACAGCCGCGAATTGACGCCGACCTTCGGATTGTCGAAGTCCGGTTGTCCGCTCGACCAATCCGGGGATTCCGAATAGGTGCCGCAACCGCAAGCCGCGCAGAAATGATGTTTGACGGTCCGGCTACCCCACTGATACGTCGCGACATCGTCTGGCGACGACGTCAGGCGAAATTGCGCGGGCCGGTAATAGGCCCACAGCGCGCCGCGCTTCGAACACAAGGAGCAGGTGCAGCTTGTCACCGTCGACGGTGCCTCGTTGACCTCGAACTGCGTCTTGCCGCAATGGCAGCTTCCCTTGATAGCCACGCCTCGCTCCTCTCAATCAATCCGACCGGAACAGACCGATAGCGCGGGTCTGCTGACAGCATGATGTCAGCAGCCGGCAGCAGGCGTCAGCATCAAAAGCGGCGGCGCCGGACCGACGCGTCCCGCCGCACTGCCAGCACGGCGCCTTAATGCACGATGCCTCCGGCGTTGAGGTCGACGCCCTTGGGGTCCTTGATCGTGGACACCGCAGCAAGCGAGATGATCGACAGGATCATGATGTAGACGCCGATCGCCCACGAGCTGCCGTAGACGCCAATGATCCATTGCGCGATCATCGGCGCGAAGGCGCCGCCGAACACCGCTCCGAGCGCATAGCCGACCGACACGCCGGAGTAGCGCACGTTCGCCGGATAGAGCTCGGCGTAGAGCGCGGCTTGCGGGCCGTAGGACAGCCCGAGCCCGAGCGTCAGGCCGGCGGCGGCGACGAAGAACAGCAGGATGTTCTTGCTGTCGATCAGGAACCACATCGGCACGGCCCACAGCACCATGATGGCGTAGCCGACCTGGAAGGTGCGCACGCGTCCCCATCGGTCGCCAAGCACGCCGCCGGTGAGCGTGAAGATGAACCAGGTGACGGCGCCGAGCGTGGAGACCAGCAGAACCTGATCGACCGGCATCTTCAGCGTGTTCAGCGCGTAGCTGATCATGAAGGCGATGAAGATGTAGCCGGCCGCATTGTTCGCCATGAAGATCAGCGCGGTTCGCAGGATCTCGCGGCTATGGCCGCGCAGGAGGTCGCGCAGCGGCGCGGCGGATTCCTTCTGGCGGCGGACCATTTCGGCGAAGACCGGCGATTCCTCGACCGAGCGGCGGATGATCGCACCGATGACGATCAAGACGATGGAGAACAGGAACGGCACGCGCCAGCCCCATTCCGTCATCGCCGGCTTGCCTAGCCAATTGGTCAGGATCCACAATGCACCGGTGGCGAGCACCATGCCGATCGGCGTGCCGATCTGCGGAAACGAGCCGAAGAAGCTGCGCTTGCCGACCGGGGCATGTTCGACGGCCATCAACGCCGCGCCGCCCCATTCGCCGCCTGCGGAAAATCCCTGCAGGATGCGCATCAGGATCAACAATGCCGGTGCCCACGGGCCAATTTGCGCATAGGTGGGCAACAGGCCGATCACCGCCGTCGCCACACCCATCAGCACCAGGGTCAGCACGAACAGCGCGCGGCGGCCGATGCGATCGCCCATATGGCCGCAGAAGATCGCCCCCAACGGCCGAAACAGGAACGACAAACCGATGGTCGCGAACGACACGATCTGCGCCAGCAGCGGATTGTTCTGCACCATCGGCCCGAAGAACAAGGGCCCGAACACGAGCCCGGCGGCCTGCGCGTAGACGAAGAAATCGTACCATTCGATCGTCGTGCCCACGAGGGTGGCGGCAAGCACCTTCTTCTCGTCCGCGCTGACGCCTTGTACCGACGCGCCGCCCCGCAGCGCGCCCACTTCAGAAGACACCATGACGTTTCCCCAAGTTCTCTTTATTTAAAGCGTTATCAGATTACCGGATCGTCGCCGCTCCGCGACGCAAAGTCGAGCGCATCTTTCGCGTTTGCACCAAGTGGCGGCGTGATCTGACAGCGGCATCTCGCGGTGCAGGATGGAAAGCGCCATCCCGCAGGCCGCGTTGGCCCGGCCTTCCGGTGCGCGTTAGGCTTTTCACCGATTCGCGGGAGACATCCCCTTGGGCTACCTGTTCATCCTGATCGTCGGCCTGCTCGCCGGCACGATATCGGGCATTGTCGGCACCGGCTCCTCGATCATGCTGATGCCGGTGCTGATCTACGAATACGGGCCGAAGCAGGCGGTGCCGATCATGGCGATCGCGGCCGTGATGGCCAATTTCGCTCGCATCCTTGCCTGGTGGCGCGAGGTCGACTGGCGCGCCTGCGTCGCCTACTCGCTCCCGGGCATTCCGGCCGCGGCACTTGGCGCTCGCACGCTGCTGGCGCTGCCGTCGCGGGCTGTCGACATCGCGATCGGCAGCTTCTTGATCGCGATGGTGCCGGTGCGGCACTGGCTCGCGCGGCATCAGCTCAAAGCGAACCTTTGGCATCTCGCGCTCGGCGGCGCGCTGATCGGATATCTCACCGGCATCGTGGTCTCGACCGGTCCCTTGAGCGTGCCGCTGTTCCTGTTCTATGGCCTCTCCCGCGGCGCGTTTCTGGCCACGGAAGCGGCGAGCTCGCTCGGCCTTTACGTCAGCAAATCCGTGACCTTCGAGCGCTTCGGCGCGCTGAACGCCGACGTCGCGCTCAAGGGCCTGGTCGCGGGCTCCTCGCTGATGTTCGGCGCCTTCATCGCCAAACGCTTCGTGCTGAAGCTCGAGCCCGACATGTTTCGCCTGATCATGGACGGCATCATGATCGCCGCCGGCCTGTCGCTATTGTGGACGGCGATAATCGCCTGATTTTCCTCTTCGGCGCGTTGTCGTGTCCAGCGATTCGCAAAATCATTGCGGCGCGCCCTCCCCGAAGCTGCTATCAGCCTGCATGGCCAAATCCACCCTCTCCTTCGTCTGCCAGAACTGCGGCGCGGCTTATAACCGCTGGCAGGGCAAATGCGACGCCTGCGGCGAGTGGAATACGCTCGCCGAGGAGGACGCCACGGGCTCGGTCCCGGTTTCGATCCGCTCCAAGCGCAAGGGGCGGACCTTCGCGCTGGAGACCTTGACCGGCAAAAGCCAGGACGCGCCACGGCTGTCGTCCGGCATGGCCGAACTCGACCGCGTCACCGGCGGCGGCTTCGTGCGCGGCTCAGTGCTCCTGGTCGGCGGTGATCCCGGTATCGGCAAGTCGACGCTCTTGACGCAGGCCACCAGCCAGCTCGCCCGCGCCGGCCATCGCGTCGTCTATATCTCCGGCGAAGAGGCGGTGGCGCAGGTGCGGCTGCGCGCCGAGCGGCTGGGGCTGTCGGACGCGGCGGTGCAGCTTGCGGCGGAAACCTCGGTCGAGGACATCGTCTCGACGCTGTCGGAAGGCGCCGTGCCGCGGCTGATCGTAATCGACTCCATACAGACCATGTGGACCGACACGGTGGAATCCGCACCGGGCACGGTGACCCAGGTGCGCGCCTCGGCGCAGGCCCTGATCCGCTTTGCCAAGAAATCGGGTGCGGCGATCATCCTCGTCGGCCACGTCACCAAGGATGGCCAGATAGCCGGCCCCCGCGTGGTCGAGCACATGGTCGATGCGGTGCTTTCCTTTGAGGGCGAAGGTTCGCAGCAGTTCCGGATCCTGCGCGCGGTGAAGAACCGCTTCGGCCCGACCGACGAGATCGGCGTGTTCGAGATGACGGGGCTTGGCTTGCGCGAGGTTTCCAATCCCTCCGAGCTGTTCCTGTCGGAACGCGACCTCGGCAGCCCGGGAACGGCCGTCTTTGCCGGGATTGAGGGCACCCGCCCGGTCCTGGTCGAGCTGCAGGCGCTGGTGGCCCCGACCTCGCTCGGCACCCCGCGCCGGGCGGTGGTCGGCTGGGATCCGAGCCGGCTCTCCATGGTGCTCGCGGTGCTCGAGGCCCATTGCGGGGTCAAGCTTTCCGGCCATGACGTCTATCTGAACGTCGCCGGCGGGTTGCGCATCCAGGAACCCGCGGCCGATCTCGCCGCCGCTGCCGCCCTGGTTTCATCGCTGGTGAATGCGCCGCTGCCGACGGATGCGGTCTATTTCGGCGAGGTTTCTCTCTCGGGCGCGGTCCGCCCGGTGGCGCAGACCAACGCTCGGCTGAAGGAGGCGGCCAAGCTCGGTTTCGCCGGCGCGATCCTGCCCGAATCGGCCCGTGGCGAGGTCGGCGGGGACGCCGGGCTCAAGCTGGACGCGGTTGGCAATTTGACCAGCCTTGTCGCCGAAATTGCCGCCCGCGGTTCACCAAGAAGAAACCACAACCGAGACGAGACCCGGGAAGAGCCCAAGCCTGAGAAAAATACCACACCTGCGAGATTCCGCCGTCAGGACGGCTAGCCGGGCGTGACGTTCCCGGCCCGCGCCGCTATACAACCCGCGCGCAAGATGGGCTGGACAGCGCGATCTCCAGCCTTGCGGGATGGCCGCTCTGCCCCTCAGCTAGGACGGCACCGACGCGCCGATTCGCAAACAGGGTAATGGACGAGCGGACCTGACCAGCCGATGCCGATAACGATACTTGATCTGATCTTGCTCGGGGTGATGCTGGTCTCGGGCCTGCTTGCGATGGTGCGCGGCTTCATGCGCGAGATCCTGTCGATCGCCGCCTGGGGCGCGGCGGCGCTGGTGACGCTTTATTCATTTTCCAAGCTGCTGCCGACCGCCAAGACCTATTTCAGCAATGACACCGTGGCTGCGGTCGTGGTCGTGGCCGGCGTCTTCGTCGGCACCCTGATCGTGGTTTCCATTATCACGGTGCGGATCTCCGACATGATCCTGGATTCCCGAATCGGCGCGCTCGACCGCACGCTGGGCTTCCTGTTCGGGCTCGCCCGCGGCCTCCTGATCGTGGTTGTGGCGTTCCTGTTCTTCTCCTGGCTGGTGCCGGAGAAGCAGCGCCCGGACTGGGTTACGGGGGCGAAATCCCGGGTGGTGCTGCAGGGAACCGGCGATTGGCTGATGTCGCTCTTGCCGGATGACCCCGAGAACACCATCTTGAAGAGGTTCAAGAAAAACAAACCGGACGACGACCAGACTGATGCCGAGCCGTCCTCGCCGGGCGGCAGCGACGGCTACAGCAAACCCGCTCGCGACAGCCTCAAGAAGCTGATCGAGAAGCCGGCGCGCTGAGCCGCAGAGCCAGAGAGAGAGGCCGCGATGGACGAGATGCAAAACCCCGCCGGTGCCGGCTGGCTCGACCTGGACCACGGCTCGGCGGGGATTGAACTACAAGAGGATCTCGAAGGGGACACGCTGCGCGAGGAGTGCGGCGTGTTCGGCATTTTTGGCCACCCCGACGCCGCCGCGATCACCGCACTCGGGCTGCACGCCCTGCAGCACCGCGGCCAGGAAGCCGCCGGCATCGTCTCCTTTGACGGCAACCGCTTCCATTCCGAACGGCGGCTAGGGCTGGTCGGCGACACTTTTTCCCGCCGCGAGGTGATCGAGCGGCTGCCTGGCAACGTCGCGATCGGGCATGTCCGCTATTCCACGACCGGCGCCACCATCCTGCGCAACGTGCAGCCGCTGTTCGCCGAGCTCAACGCCGGCGGCTTCGCCGTCGGCCATAACGGCAACCTCACCAACGGCCTGACCCTGCGCCGCGAGCTCGTCAAAAACGGCGCCATGATGCAGTCCACCACCGACACCGAGGTGATCCTGCACCTGGTGGCCCAGAGCAAGCGCAATCGCTTCATCGACCGTTTCATCGAGGCGCTGCGCACGATCGAAGGCGCCTATTCGCTGGTGTCGATGACCAACAAGAAGCTGATCGGCGCCCGCGACCCGCTCGGCATCCGCCCGCTGGTGCTCGGCGAGCTCGACGGCTGCCCGATCGTGACGTCGGAGACCTGCGCGCTCGACATCATCGGCGCCAAATATGTCCGCGACGTCGAGCCCGGCGAGATCCTGGTGTTCGACGACAACGGCGCGCACAGCCACAAGCCGTTCCCGCCGAAGCCGCCGCGGCCCTGTATCTTCGAATACATCTATTTCTCGCGACCGGATTCGACCGTCCACGGCCGCTCGGTCTACGAGGTGCGCAAGGCGTTCGGCGCGCAGCTTGCGAAGGAAAGCCATGTCGATGTCGACGTGATCGTGCCGGTGCCGGACTCCGGCGTGCCGGCGGCGGTCGGCTACAGCCAGCATTCCGGCGTGCCGTTCGAGCTCGGCATCATCCGCAACCACTATGTCGGGCGCACCTTCATCCAGCCGACCCAGAGCATCCGGGAATCCGGCGTGAAGATGAAGCACAACGCCAATCGCGCCGCGATCGAGGGCAAGCGCATCATCCTAATCGACGACTCGCTGGTACGCGGCACCACCTCGAAGAAGATCGTGCGCATGATGCGCGACGCCGGCGCGCGCGAGGTACATTTCCGCCTCGCCTCGCCCCCGATCCTCTATCCTGATTATTACGGCATCGACTTGCCCGACCGCGGCGGCCTGCTCGCGGCGACCCATACGCTGGAACAGATGCGCGAGATCATCGGCGCTGATTCGCTCGCCTTCCTGTCGATCGACGGCATGTACCGCGCCATGGGCGAGCCCGGCCGCGACCCCGCGAACCCGAAATTTGCCGATCACTGCTTCACCGGCGACTATCCGACCAGCCTCACTGACCAGAGCGAGGCCGAGCATCAGACGCGCCAGCTCTCGCTCCTCGCCGAAGCAAGCTAAGCCGTCGTCCCGGACAAGCGAGCGAAACGCGATCCGGGACCCATAACCACCGACGTTCCTTGTCTTGAACACGGTTAAACACGAGCAGCTTTCTCCCTCATAACTGTCACGGCGTATGGGTCCCGGCTTTCGCCGGGACGACTGCCGAGAAAACCGTTTTTCATGACCCTCCCCCTCGCTTCCCGCATCGCTCTCGTCACCGGCGCCTCGCGCGGCATTGGCTTTGCCACCGCGAAAGCGCTGGCCAAAGCGGGCGCGCACATCGTGGCGGTGGCGCGCACCCAGGGCGGGCTCGAAGAGCTCGACGACGAGATCCGGAAGGACGGCGGCAGCGCCACGCTGGTGCCGCTCAGCCTCGCTGACACCGACGGCATCGCGCGGCTGGGTGCTGCGCTCCATGAGCGCCACGGCAAGCTCGATATTCTGGTGGGCAATGCCGGCGTCCCCGGTCCGTCATCGCCGCTTGGCCATATCGACCTCAAGCCGTGGAGCGACGTGATCGCCATCAACGTCACGGCGAACTTCCAGCTCATCCGCTGCATGGAGCCGCTGCTGAAGCAATCCGATGCCGGCCGCGCCGTGTTCCTGACCTCGGGCGTCGCCCAGAAGGCATCGGCCTATCTCGGCCCCTATGCGGTCTCGAAGGCCGCTCTGGAGACCCTGGTGCGGGTCTGGGC
This genomic interval from Bradyrhizobium sp. NP1 contains the following:
- a CDS encoding SDR family NAD(P)-dependent oxidoreductase — encoded protein: MTLPLASRIALVTGASRGIGFATAKALAKAGAHIVAVARTQGGLEELDDEIRKDGGSATLVPLSLADTDGIARLGAALHERHGKLDILVGNAGVPGPSSPLGHIDLKPWSDVIAINVTANFQLIRCMEPLLKQSDAGRAVFLTSGVAQKASAYLGPYAVSKAALETLVRVWAHETASTALRVNLFSPGPIRTRMRATVFPGEDPMTLETPDQVAELIVPLCLPTFAETGKLYDYRARKLVDFRSPE